Genomic segment of Populus trichocarpa isolate Nisqually-1 chromosome 12, P.trichocarpa_v4.1, whole genome shotgun sequence:
CACTAAATTGAATACACATATTGAGAAAGAGTTAAGAACAAAGCAGACATGTATAGTCGATGATTTTTGGACTTCCTTTCCGTCCAAATAAAATCAAGCACAGtggcacttgagggtctagctgctgtggtcaacagtgtgacttgttccgtccctgtcccgggttcgaccctctatgtgcacgcctgtcacccccgcggtgccttacctgctcctgggcttgcaggatgtccagtgggccgtggggaatagtcgtggtgcgcgtaagctggcccggacaccacacgtaaatcaaaaaaaaaaaaaaaaaaataaaatcaagcacaGTGTAGCTAAAAAGAAAAGCGCCAACATCAAATCATGGATTGTCAACGTTAAAATCCAAAGAATCTCACCCTCGTGAATATAATAATAAGCAAACACGAGGGATCCTCCACCaacaacataatataaaatcttatttatgtGTACATAGTAATCTtactgattaattttattttatttttaaatcatccatagttatttaattttattgaatttttatattatatttaatatttattttttattataattttaaaatctggcATGAGAATCCATCCTTGTTATGTCTTATATTACAAGTTGGGTGGAATGACTAAAGTTATTGGGACAATcagattttttattgtataaaaagtaaaaataatattaatttgataaaataataataataataaaaatcaacggGTTTTGACATGATTTTCACCTAactaatcatttgattttttattcagctaaaaaatatattaatctgaTACgaaaataatagagaaaaaattaaatgggcTTTGACTTGATGTTCTACTAGCTAATCATGTTATTGATCAACTCAAGATTTTGACCCCTCAAACCAGTTCATTTGTCTCTTTAATTTTTGGGACTTAACCTGGCTTAGGCATCAAATTACATGGTTCATAAGTCAACCCGCTTAGTTAAGTTGGGTTTTGTAatagacttttttatttttagtttttatgtttttttaaattaatattttttttctaatttcatctctcaacatttagtttattaatattattgagtcattatttttttgaatttatcttcTATAGAATAATCCTATTATGATGGTCTGAGTCATGAGTTTGgagaattattttgaatatgcttcattatttttttaaattattttattttagattaattctttaacattaattctgaatcattctttatttttatttttattattattattattttataaaattatcctaatTTCATGTTTGGATCGtgaatttgatagattaacttggtttgacacgagtttcttcctttttttttaatattttcctttaatttcgacaatatccttttttttttaatttgttacttttttatttatttgttttatcaaatgCAGTTGATCCAATGACtaaaatctcaatatttttttcacttttacaAATCAACCGAATTTCTTTAACCTTTAACTTGATCAACTCATGActtgaatattaaatttttaaaacttttttaaaataattacttaGCCTTAAATTTCTTCTCAGTGGCGTAGCCGAAATATCTAGTCGGAATAATttaaacaaagagaagaagacaAAGCAAAAACACGTAGCAGAAGCAAAGTGGAATCTTGCTCTTGAATTACAAACGAGTCCAAATAAATAGAAGCAAGTGGGGGAAGTAGAATagacaaacaataataattaacgaAGAACAAGCGAAGAGAAGAAGAGTAATCGAGGTCAACACGATCCACGCCTTTGTTGGAAAGCGAAAAACAAGACAAGAGACACAAATGTCATACTCAGAGATCAAACGTAAGCCATGACGACATAGGACTCAGCTCCATACTGCACACCAcaatcctttctttcttttagatttCTCATTCTCTCTTCAAAAACTACTACACTAATCACTCTCTCTATGAATTTTGATTGAGAGAGCCCTAAAACATTTACGTTTCTGGATTTTAAACAATTCGTTGGCCAACACAGAAAGGGTGCATGGTCATTTTTGTTGGCTTGAATTTTGGGTTTGGTGCAATTTTCaggtttttgtttcttgaactTCCTATCCTCTTACAATGTCATATAATACTGTTGTGTCGGTTTCACTTTGTACCCTGAATTCTTTTTACTAAAAAGGTCTTTTTTCTGCTGGCTTAAAGAGACATTACTTTTCTACCTTATGTTTctattttcttgcttttataCGACCACGTTTTCTTTAATCTTCTGTGTTTGCATAacttttttagttcttttctaTGATGCGCTTGTCATTGTCGGGTGTGTGTAAAATgccttttctttgtttaatatgCAATTTCAAAACTAATAATCATTGACAACAAGTTGTTAGACGATTTTAGAAATTTGATAGATTGATGAGTTATCCTGGAACACAGACCGGTTTATATTACCTTGTATGCCAATGCAGAAGCTGAGAagtaaaaaggaaaggaaagataaTGGAGGACCTGTGGATGGTGTTTTGTGGGGAATCTGGCAATCTGGATATTGGTGAAAAGCTATCTAGTTCTAGTCTGGTGTTTCAGCCAACTTCATGTGTCAATCATGCGTTGATTATTTGTTTCAGTGTTTTGCTTCTAGCCATGCTCTTACTCACTTGCATACAAAAATCTTCTTCACCatcaaaaaaagataatatccAACCTCGATTTCGGGGCTATTCAAGGCTGCGGATAGTTTCTGCTATATTCAATGGTTGTATTGGATTTGTGTACTTGTGCTTGGGCATATGGATTTTAGAAGAGCAGTTGAGGAAAAACCAGACCGCCTTACCTTTGAAAAGCTGGTTAGTGGTGTTGTTTCAGGGGTTTACATGGCTTTTAGTGGGTTTAACCATAAGCCTCCGAGGGAAGCATCTTCAAAGAACTCCCTTGCGGCTGTTGTCCATAATTGCTTTCTTGTTTGCTGGAATTGTCGGTGCTTTCTCCATATACAGTGTCATTTTAGGAAAAGCAATATTGGTTAAGGTAGCTTTGGATGTCCTGTCCTTTCCAGGATCAATATTGTTATTGGTATGTGTTTACAAGGTATATAAACATGAAGGGAGTTGTGAAAGTGACCTATATGCACCATTAAATGGCGAGGCCAATGGTGCAAGTAGAACAGATTCTGTTGTCAGAGTTACTCTGTTTGCTGAAGCCGGATTCTTTAATAAAATGTCATTTTGGTGGTTGAATCCAATGATGAAAATGGGCAAGGCGAAAACTCTGGAGGATGAGGATATACCAAAGCTGCGATTGGAAGACCGTGCAGAAAGCTGTTATTTTGAGTTTCTGGAGCAACTGAACAAGCATAAACAAGCTGAATCATCTCAACCATCTCTGTTGTGGATAATTATATTTTGCCACTGGAAAGAGATTCTAATTTCTGGACTCTTTGCTTTGCTAAAGATACTTACTTTGTCAGCTGGGCCTCTACTTCTTAATGCCTTCATTTTGGTTGCTGAAGGGAAAGCAGGTTTTAAGTATGAAGGTTATGTACTCGCTTTGACGCTCTTTTTTTCAAAGAACTTAGAGTCCGTAGCGCAAAGGCAATGGTATTTTAGGAGCAGGCTTATTGGTTTGAAAGTAAAGTCCTTGCTCACGGCTGCAATATACAAGAAGCAACTGAAGTTATCCAATCTTGGTAGGTTGACGCACTCGAGTGGTGAAGTAATGAACTATGTTACTGTAGATGCCTACAGGATAGGTGAGTTTCCCTTCTGGTTTCATCAGACATGGACAACAAGCTTGCAGCTCTGCATCTCTCTTGTAATTCTTTACCGAGCAATGGGACTTGCAACTTTTGCTGCCTTAGTGGTTATAATAATCACCGTGCTGTGCAACGCTCCACTAGCAAAGTTACAACATAAATTTCAGTCTAAGCTTATGGTGGCGCAAGATGAGAGATTGAAAGCTTGCAACGAGGCTCTGGTTAACATGAAGGTATTGAAATTATATGCTTGGGAAACCCATTTTAAGAATGCCATAGAAAATTTGAGAGAGGTGGAGTATAAATGGTTGTCAGCAGTGCAGATGCGCAAAGCCTATAATAGTTTTCTCTTCTGGTCTTCTCCTGTTTTGGTTTCTGCTGTTACCTTTGGGGCATGCTATTTCATGAAAATTCATCTGCATGCTAATAATGTTTTCACCTTTGTGGCGACTTTGCGTCTCGTTCAAGAACCAATTAGATCAATCCCTGATGTTATTGGAGTTGTCATTCAAGCAAAGGTAGCTTTTGCTCGAATTGTAAAGTTTCTCGAAGCGCCAGAGTTGCAGAGTAGAAATGTTCAACAAAGGCGCAATACAGGGAGTGTGAACCATTCTGTTTTAATCAAGTCAGCTGATTTTTCATGGGAAGAGAATTCGTCAAAGCCCACATTGAGAAATGTGAGTTTAAAGATCATGCCTGGTGAAAAGGTGGCTGTCTGTGGAGAAGTTGGATCTGGCAAGTCAACCCTTTTAGCAGCAATCCTCGGAGAAGTTCCGCATACAAAGGGAACCGTATGTGTACTATCTTTTTATTGCCAAAACACATATCAATCCTTTGAtaactttgttgaatttattttgtcatGCATTTCCAATCCTTagctttttgttgttttctcaGAACTGATGTGTCTGAATTGAGgtaatctgtttttttatttcatgagtGAAACAACAGTCATTTTTCTAATGAGAAACTTGTCTCGAATTTTATGACCTACAGATTCAGGTTTATGGGAGGATCGCCTATGTTTCGCAAACAGCTTGGATCCAGACGGGAACGATACAAGAGAGCATTTTATTCGGGTCTGAAATGGATGGGCAACGATACCAAGACACACTTGAGCGATGCTCACTGGTAAAGGACCTTGAGTTGCTTCCTTATGGTGATCTTACTGAAATAGGTGAAAGAGGAGTCAATTTGAGTGGTGGTCAAAAGCAGCGAATTCAACTAGCCCGAGCTCTCTATCAGAACGCAGATATATATCTCTTGGATGATCCATTCAGCGCTGTGGATGCAGAGACTGCTACGAGCttatttaatgtaattaaaatttcCTAAGAGTGCCTTGTCTCCTCTTCTTAGTCACCAGCCTCCCATGAAATCTAACATAATTCTTTGCAGGAATATATCACGGGAGCACTTTCGGGGAAAACAGTTTTGCTTGTGACACATCAAGTAGATTTCTTGCCAGCATTTGACTCTGTTATGGTTAGTAtcctttgattttatcaattccCGGAAATAATTAGATAGTCACCGTAATTCCATAAGATAGCTTATTTTCGTAAACAGTTGATGTCAGATGGAGAAATCCTACAAGCAGCTCCTTATCATAAGTTGTTGTCCTCAAGCCAAGAATTTCTGGACCTTGTCAATGCACACAAAGAAACAGCTGGTTCTGAAAGGCTTCCAGAAGCTAATGCTCTGCAAAGACAAGGATCATCTGCCCGGGAGATCAAGAAGAGTTATGAAGAGAAGCAGCTTAAAACATCTCAAGGAGATCAACTGATTAAgcaggaagaaaaagaaataggagACACCGGGTTTAAGCCTTATATTGAGTATCTGAATCAAAATAAAGGATACTTGTACTTTTCTCTTGCGTCTTTTGGTCACTTGCTATTTGTGACTGGTCAGATATCGCAAAACTCTTGGATGGCAGCTAATGTTGATGATCCTCATGTTAGCACATTGCGTTTAATTGTGATCTATCTCAGTATAGGAATTATCTCAATGCTTTTCTTGCTATGTAGATCGATCTTTACAGTTGTTTTGGGTCTTCAATCATCAAAATCGTTATTTTCCCAGTTACTACTTTCTCTTTTTCGTGCACCTATGTCTTTCTACGACTCCACGCCTCTTGGAAGAATACTGAGTCGGGTAAGCATCTCACCCAGAAAATGTTGTCTTCTTTATGAGAGATGATGTGTAACTAATTGATCTGGACATGTCTTTCTTTTATGTCTCATAGGTCGCGTCAGACCTGAGCATTGTCGATCTTGATGTTCCATTCAGTTTGATATTTGCTGTTGGTGCAACAACAAATGCTTATAGTAATCTGGGAGTACTCGCTGTTGTTACCTGGCAAGTTTTATTTGTCTCCATACCAATGGTTTATCTGGCTATTCGTTTACAGGTAATTTTGTTGTTCACTTACTATAGGGGCTTCTGTCCCGATTCATTCTTTTGAGGGCACTGCCATCGAagttgattttatctttatattagaGGATCTAACAATCTTGTTATTACCTACAGAGATATTACTTTGCCTCTGCAAAAGAGTTGATGCGGATCAATGGCACAACCAAGTCTTTAGTGGCAAATCATTTAGCTGAATCTGTAGCTGGAGCCTTGACAATAAGGGCCTTTGAGGGGGAAgaacgtttctttgcaaaaaacCTTCACCTCATTGACATAAATGCTAGTCCTTTCTTCCATAGTTTTGCTGCAAATGAGTGGTTGATTCAACGACTTGAAACATTCTGTGCAGCTATTCTGGCCTCTGCAGCACTCTGCGTGGTTTTGCTCCCCCCTGGAACTTTTAGCTCTGGTAAGCGTATATAAGATGAGTTATGCTTTTCATCACTATCTCATTGGAATATGATTTAATGTTCTCCAACTGCCTCTAAGTCCTGGCCTTTGTGTCCAACACACTTAATAATTACATTCATTGCTGCAGGATTTATTGGAATGGCACTTTCGTATGGACTTTCATTAAATATGTCCTTCGTGATGTCAATTCAAAACCAGTGCATGGTAGCAAATTACATCATTTCGGTTGAAAGGCTGAATCAATACATGCATATACCAAGTGAAGCCCCAGAGGTGGTAGAAGATAACCGTCCTCCATCTGATTGGCCAGCAGTGGGTAAAGTGGATATTTGTGATCTGCAGGTaagtttttccttttgatttatgtttaatgaGACAATTGATGAAGACTAGCAGACTGAGAAAAGTTTGATTTGAAACAGATTAGATATAGGCCTGGCACACCACTAGTTCTTCGAGGAATCAGTTGCACATTTGAAGGAGGTCACAAGATTGGTATTGTTGGTCGAACCGGCAGTGGGAAGACTACTCTTATTGGTGCTCTATTCCGACTGGTGGAACCAACTGGAGGAAAGATCATTGTAGATGGAATAGACATCTCTAAGATTGGACTTCATGATCTGAGGTCACGATTCGGAATAATACCTCAAGATCCTACTCTCTTTAACGGGACAGTGAGGTACAACTTGGATCCCTTATCCCAGCATACTGACCAGGAGATATGGGAGGTAATTTTTCCAGTTCATTTCGCATTTTGAATCTAGTAATAATTGCCAATGAACCACTGGAAGCGTTATTTTCTGCCTGCAActggaaattttgtttcttattttgtaGGTTCTTGGAAAGTGTCAGCTTCAAGAGGCTGTGCAAGAGAAAAAGCAGGGTCTAGATTCTCTAggtatgttttccttttcctacATGGAAAGTCAATGATGAGTGTATGCTTTTGATCGTAAAGGTTAGTAAATGATTAACAACGTGCTACACAGTTGTGGAAGACGGATCAAATTGGAGCATGGGGCAGAGACAATTATTTTGCTTGGGCCGTGCCCTTTTAAGGAGAAGCAGGGTATTGGTGCTTGATGAAGCAACTGCATCAATTGATAACGCTACTGACTTGATTTTGCAAAAGACTATCCGGACTGAATTTTCAGATTGCACTGTGATCACAGTAGCTCACAGGATACCGACGGTGATGGATTGCTCAATGGTACTTGCCATTAGTGATGGtaagtttttctttccttcaattCTTATCTAAAGAATGCTCTTCAACATGAATTTTCCCCCTGCATGTCAGTGATTTGGCTGATTGCATTAATTAGATGCCCACTTCAAATCTCAAGTAGAAGAAAGTCTCAGTGTAGTCCTCTTCTTGGATTCGACTTGATAAAACAATAGATCAACACATCTCAACACCTAGGAAACAGCTCGACTGTAGCTATAACTTCATGAGAGCTATCTCAGAAGAATTTTCAATTTCTGTTCTATTTCAGGAAAACTAGTCGAGTACGACGAGCCAAGGAACTTAATGAAGACGGAAGGTTCACTATTTGGACAGCTTGTGAAGGAGTACTGGTCTCATTTACACGCAGCAGAATCACATTGAAGCTGACGATCATTTCTCATGCATCCCTTTCCACAATCCACCCTTGGCTTGGCAGCAAAGATAAAGGGTTCCAGGGCCAGGTAGGAAGAAGGATGTATAGTGTTGCAACAATGAATACTGTAGGGGCAAGGAGGAAGATTGGAAAAGGGAACATAATTTCCTATCTCCTTAGTTTTGTAACTGTATTCAAACATCAAGCTTGTTAGTTTCTACAGGGAAATTGAATGTCTGGTGTCAAGAGCTTGGCTATTCTGATTTACATGGTGCAGACTTGCCTGTTTTATGAGTTGTTTCCTATGCAGTCATCTTATTTATACATATTCTTAATTTCTGAAAATcggtaaaataaataaataaaaaagaccatTCATAGTTAATAAACCTcgatttttatttacaaaaaaacaaaaatatgatcATAAAactttctcttcattttcaGTATATTTTAATCACTGTATTGTGATCCCTCCTCATGAATTTTAGTTTCATGcgtataataattaaaagcttaatttatttaaaattaatccatTTTGTATCCGACGAGACTTTAAAGCACATTTGTAGCAGCGGTGCAACTAgagttttaagaaattttaatttgttttatgtttaattattttatatgctcatatcatataaaatagttttaagaaattttaaatagttttaagaaattttatgttttaagaaattttaattttaattttttaatatcaatacattaattattttaatgtattaatattaaaaataaaattttaaaaataaaaaaaatattattttaatatattttcaaacaaaaatcactttgaaaaactgTTATTATCATTGTCTTAAATATCCTCTAACAGCTCATTTGTTATTGTGTTagcatctatttttaaaattattttttacttgaaaaaatataaaatttatgttttttaattattttatatgctcatatcaaatctaaaaaaataattttaatatatttttaattaacaaatatttttaaaaaatattatacgtGAGTATTCAGAATAAGAGTACGCAAGACTTGTTGGAAATCGCAAGTTGGTTGGGTCAAAAacaattcttgatttttattgtttaaattaattttttatttatatttttagattattttgatgtgctaatatcaaaaataatttttttaaaaaaatattattttaatatatttttaaggaaaaaatatctttcaatGTTGTACCAAACTACTCTTTAGTCTCCtaagaaattttgatttgttttattttaatttttttatatattttaattttattttgatgtattaatgttaaaaataaatttaaaaaaataaaaaattattattttaatatgttttcaagtaaaaatactttaaaaaactgtCATTATCATTGTCTCAAATACCCTCTTACTGCTCATTTGGTATTATATTAActcctattttttaaattgtttttttatttgaaaaaaatagtaaatttatattttttaattgttttgatatgttcatatcaaaaattaaaaaattaaaatatatattattttaatttatttttaattaaaaaatacttttaaaatatattatacaccTTATGATGAGTATTTAGAATAAGAGTATGCAAGACTTGTCAAAAATCATAGGTTGGCTTGGTAAAAAAAAgtcttgatttttattgttttaaattatttttttatttgtgattttagattgttttgatgtattaatattaaaaataatttttttaatatatttttaagtaaaaaatattttttatattgtaacaAACGAACATATTATTCACCTAGTAATAATCTAATAATCtagaaagattttatttttatcactgCTTataacttaattctcaattttgTCACTCGTGGGAGTAGGAATTTCTGAATAGATTCTCTCTGTCTAAAAACATCGGAATATTTTGACAAATGATGTCAAATTCTCTTCAAAATGGTGTCGTTTATTGCATAAAATAACACACACTCGCacacatgaaaaaagaaaagaaaaaaccttattGACATAACTGGAATGAATTAATCAAGAATATGTGATACTTtaaaattcaatcaagaaaatcttTAGATAAACCTGtgactaatttaatattttttatatgatggtaagggtatttttaattaatacgtGTCACATGCCaattaaaacaaagtattttttatataatcattttaaagatatattttttatattgattttatatatctaaaaaatttttatatttttttctaatatttttctgagattaggaaaaacaaagaagaaaggaTATATATTTAATGAACTAGAAACAAGTCGTAATGTTACATGTGGGAAGTAGAATGGAGCAAGAAACCGTAGTTCTAACCAGGAAGAGAAATGACGAACACTGATCGGTCCACAGGGTCTCTCGTCTTTGTTGGAAAGCCGAAAACAAGACAAAAGACAAAACATACGTCAAACAGACAGGCCATACGTGAGCCATGACGACGCAGTACATTGTTCCATCCCACACCACACCAGACCACGGTTTTTCCAAAGTTTCATAACTGATATGTATTTGTTCGAAAAAAAACACGCATCACTTTCTGAGaatttctttttgtcttctatATCTGaaccttcttctttcttttttaggtTCTTTGTAATTGATGGCACTCACCATTCTGGGGTGTGTGcagaaagcttttttttttttaatttcaaagtttactaAATATGTTGTTGGATGATTCTGGAAATTTGATAAATTGATGAGTTATCTTGTAACACAGACCAGTCTTATTTACCTTGTATGCCAGTGAAGAAGCTGAGAAGTAAATAGGAAAGGAAAGCTAATGGAGGACTTGTGGATGGTGTTTTGTGGGGGATCCGGCAATTTGAATATTGGTGAAAAGCCATCTAGTTCTAGTCTGGTGTTTCAACCAACTTCATGTATCAATCACGCGttgattatttgtttcaatGTTTTGCTTCTAATCATGCTCTTATTCACTTTCATACAAAAATCTTCTTCATCgccaaaaatagataaaatccCACCTCGATTACAAGGCTATTCAAGGCTACAGATAGTTTCTGCTATATTCAATGGTTGTATTGGATTTGTGTACTTATGCTCGGGCATATGGATTTTAGAAGAGAAGCTGAGGAAAAAACAAACCGCCTTTCCTTTGAAAAGTTGGCTTGTGGTGTTGTTTCAGGGGTTTACATGGCTTTTAGTGTGTTTAAACATAAGCCTTCGAGGGAAGCATCTTCACAGAATGCTATTGCGACTACTGTCCATCCTTGCCTTCTTGTTTGCTGTAATTGTCTGTGCTTTATCCATATACAGTGTCATTTTAGGAAAAGGAATATTGGTTAAGATAGCTTTGGATGTCCTGTCCTTTCCAGGAGcaatattgttattgttatgtgTTTGCAAGGTACATCATCACGAAGGAAGTGATGAAAGGGATCTATATGCACCATTAAATGGCGAGGCCAATGGTGCAATTAAAACAGATTCTGCTGTCCAAGTTACTCCGTTTGCTGAAGCCGGattctttaataaaatttcattttggtGGTTGAATCCGTTGATGAGAAAGGGCGGGGAGAAAACTCTGGAGGATAAGGATATACCAAAGTTGCGAGAGGTAGACCGAGCAGAAAGCTGTTATATGGAGTTTTTGGAGCAACTGAACAAACAAAACCAAGCTGAATCATCTCAACCATCTCTCTTGTGGACAATTATATTGTGCCACTGGAAAGAAATTCTAATTTCTGGGTTCTTTGCATTGCTAAAGATACTTACTTTATCAGCTGGGCCTCTACTTCTTAATGCCTTCATTTTGGTTGCTGAAGGGAAAGCAGGTTTTAAGTATGAAGGTTATGTACTGGCCTTGACGCTCTTCTTTTCAAAGAACCTAGAGTCCTTATCGCAAAGGCAATGGTATTTTAGGAGCAGGCTTATTGGTTTGAAAGTAAGGTCCTTGCTCACGGCTGCAATATATAAGAAGCAACTGAGGTTATCCAATCTTGGCAGGTTGATGCACTCGGGTGGTGAAATAATGAACTATGTTACTGTCGATGCTTACAGGATAGGTGAGTTTCCCTTCTGGTTTCATCAGACATGGACAACAAGCTTGCAGATCTTCGtttctcttttaattctttACCGTGCAGTGGGGCTTGCAACATTTGCTGCCTTAGTGGTTATAATAATCACTGTGTTGTGCAACACTCCAATAGCAAAGTTACAACATAAGTTTCAGTCTAAGCTTATGGCGGCACAAGATGAGAGATTGAAGGCTTGCAATGAGGCTCTGGTTAACATGAAGGTATTGAAATTATATGCTTGGGAAACCCATTTTAAGAATGCCATAGAAAATCTGAGAGCGGTGGAGTATAAATGGTTGTCAGCAGTGCAAATGCGCAAAGCCTATAATAGTTTTCTCTTATGGTCTTCTCCTGTATTGATCTCTGCTGCTACCTTCGGGGCATGCTATTTCCTGAAAATACCTCTGCATGCTAATAATGTTTTCACCTTTATCGCGGCTTTGCGTCTTGTTCAAGACCCAATTAGATCAATCTCTGATGTTATTGGAGTGGTCATTCAAGCAAAGGTTGCTTTTGCACGTATTGCGACATTTCTCGAGGCACCAGAGTTGCAGAGTGGAAATACTCGGCAAAAGTGTAACAAGGGGACTGTGAAACGTTCTGTTTTAATCAAGTCAGCTGATTTTTCATGGGAAGAGAATCCATCAAAGCCCACACTGAGAAATGTGAGTTTAGAGATGAGGCATGGTGAAAAGGTGGCCGTATGTGGAGAAGTTGGCTCAGGCAAGTCAACCCTTCTAGCAGCAATTCTTGGAGAAGTTCCACTTACACAGGGAACGGTAAGTTTACCAACTTTGCCGCCAAACTTACATTTCAATCCTTGGATAACTTTCTCTTCAGTATATGTCGCAATGATCTTCtagctttttgtgttttttaagaaCTGATGTGCTTTGATTCAGGTAATCGGATTCACTCTTTCACGAGTGAAACAATTGTCCTTTTGCTAATGAGAAactcttttcaatttctatGATCTGCAGATTCAAGTATATGGGAGGGTTGCCTATGTGTCGCAAACAGCTTGGATCCAGACAGGAACCATACAAGAGAACATTTTGTTCGGGTCTGAAATGGATGGACAACTATACCAAGACACACTTGAGCACTGCTCCTTGGTAAAGGACCTTGAGTTGCTTCCTTATGGTGATCTTACTGAAATAGGTGAAAGAGGAGTCAATTTGAGTGGTGGTCAAAAGCAGCGAATTCAACTTGCCCGTGCTCTCTATCAGAATGCAGATATATATCTCTTGGATGATCCTTTC
This window contains:
- the LOC7489801 gene encoding ABC transporter C family member 10-like isoform X2 — its product is MEDLWMVFCGGSGNLNIGEKPSSSSLVFQPTSCINHALIICFNVLLLIMLLFTFIQKSSSSPKIDKIPPRLQGYSRLQIVSAIFNGCIGFVYLCSGIWILEEKLRKKQTAFPLKSWLVVLFQGFTWLLVCLNISLRGKHLHRMLLRLLSILAFLFAVIVCALSIYSVILGKGILVKIALDVLSFPGAILLLLCVCKVHHHEGSDERDLYAPLNGEANGAIKTDSAVQVTPFAEAGFFNKISFWWLNPLMRKGGEKTLEDKDIPKLREVDRAESCYMEFLEQLNKQNQAESSQPSLLWTIILCHWKEILISGFFALLKILTLSAGPLLLNAFILVAEGKAGFKYEGYVLALTLFFSKNLESLSQRQWYFRSRLIGLKVRSLLTAAIYKKQLRLSNLGRLMHSGGEIMNYVTVDAYRIGEFPFWFHQTWTTSLQIFVSLLILYRAVGLATFAALVVIIITVLCNTPIAKLQHKFQSKLMAAQDERLKACNEALVNMKVLKLYAWETHFKNAIENLRAVEYKWLSAVQMRKAYNSFLLWSSPVLISAATFGACYFLKIPLHANNVFTFIAALRLVQDPIRSISDVIGVVIQAKVAFARIATFLEAPELQSGNTRQKCNKGTVKRSVLIKSADFSWEENPSKPTLRNVSLEMRHGEKVAVCGEVGSGKSTLLAAILGEVPLTQGTIQVYGRVAYVSQTAWIQTGTIQENILFGSEMDGQLYQDTLEHCSLVKDLELLPYGDLTEIGERGVNLSGGQKQRIQLARALYQNADIYLLDDPFSAVDAHTATSLFNEYIMGALSGKTVLLVTHQVDFLPAFDSVMLMAVGEILQAAPYHQLLSSSQEFQGLVNAHKETAGSERLTEGNDPQREGLPAREIKNSHIEKQHRTSQGDQLIKQEEKEVGDTGFKPYIQYLNQNKGYLYFSLAAFSHLLFAIGQISQNSWMATNVDDPHVSTLRLIAVYLCIGIISMLFLLCRSISVVVLGIQSSKSLFSQLLNSLFRAPMSFYDSTPLGRILSRVASDLSIVDLDVSFSFIFVVGSTTNAYSNLVVLAVITWQVLFISIPMVYLAIRLQRYYFASAKEMMRINGTTKSLVANHLAESVAGAMTIRAFEEEERFFEKNLNLIDINATPFFHNFAANEWLIQRLETFSACVLASAALCMVLLPPGTFSSGFIGMALSYGLSLNISMVSSIQNQCMLANYIISVERLNQYIHVPSEAPEVIEDNRPPSNWPAVGKVDICDLQIRYRTDTPLVLQGISCTFEGGHKIGIVGQTGSGKTTLIGALFRLVEPAGGKIVVDGIDISKVGLHDLRSRFGIIPQDPTLFNGTVRYNLDPLSQHTNQELWEVLGKCQLQEAVQEKDQGLDSLVVEDGSNWSMGQRQLFCLGRALLRRSRILVLDEATASIDNATDLILQKTIRTEFSDCTVIIVAHRIPTVMDCTMVLAISDGKLVEYDEPTKLMKKEGSVFRQLVKEYWSHLHAAESHSS